In the genome of Candidatus Nealsonbacteria bacterium, the window AGAAAGGCACAACGACAAAAAAATTTTTACTCATTATGGAGCTCCTTAATATTAAATCTTCAATGAACTTTCGATATTCGGCAGTTTGGATTTTTAATAATTCGTTTTTTTGTTTTATTTCCAGGTCTTTCATTTTTTCCAAGTAACCGGTGATGTTTAACTTTCTGGATTGGACGATAATTTGTAAAGAAAAATCCAGCGAATTCAAAAAATCCTGAAATTGATAAATCGTAGCATTTTGTTCCTCTTCTTCTTTTAAAGCGAAGTTTAAAGAAGAAACCATTAAAACACCCCTCATGGCCTTGCTCTTTAGAATCATTATTCCTTCTTTGATTTCATCTACTTCTAAAAATTGTTGCGTGGAAATATTTTTTTTATCCATGTTAATTTTTTGTTTCTACTTGAGTGGCTAATTCTTTTAACCTGCTTTTTTTAATAATTTTAGGAGTAGTATCCTCCTCTTTTTTTTCTTTTATTCTTTCTTGCCTGATAACTATTTTGGGAGCCATTATCTTTTTTTGCCAGATATAAACTTTAGGAGATAAGTTAAAAAAGAAAAAATTTTTCAGAACAGATAAAGGATGAAGCCCGCCAATTTTTAAAAAAACCAGAGCCATAGAACCCCCTC includes:
- a CDS encoding PrgI family protein, whose product is MEFTVPQFIEYEAKVIGPFSFKQFIVVAIAGIVCFAAVLKTPFYIYVPVIIFVGGGSMALVFLKIGGLHPLSVLKNFFFFNLSPKVYIWQKKIMAPKIVIRQERIKEKKEEDTTPKIIKKSRLKELATQVETKN